The following proteins are encoded in a genomic region of Saccharopolyspora antimicrobica:
- a CDS encoding SDR family NAD(P)-dependent oxidoreductase, whose product MRTSSSRTWFITGAARGLGRAFTEAALDAGDRVVGVARDVTPLDELAAASDGRLVAFSLDVSDRAAVFAGVERAVAAFGGLDVVVNNAGGAILGMLEELTEEQIRTHLDTNFFGALWVSQAVVPHLREQGSGHILQVSSMGSVGGFASTGIYGAGKAALDSMSAALAMEVERFGIKVTILGPGGYQTDLFTRGLTMAEGHEAYAPLREWLQSMWTESQDFDPKRAAEVVVEVVNMPEPPKHLILGSAAYDMVDEMNRAYTAELAKWEHLSRKAE is encoded by the coding sequence ATGCGCACCAGTTCATCCCGAACCTGGTTCATCACCGGCGCCGCTCGCGGCCTGGGCCGGGCCTTCACCGAAGCGGCGCTGGACGCGGGCGACCGCGTCGTCGGCGTCGCCAGGGACGTCACGCCGCTGGACGAGCTGGCTGCGGCCAGCGACGGCCGGCTGGTCGCGTTCTCGCTGGACGTCTCGGACCGCGCGGCGGTCTTCGCGGGCGTCGAGCGGGCGGTGGCCGCGTTCGGCGGGCTCGACGTGGTGGTCAACAACGCCGGGGGAGCGATCCTCGGCATGCTCGAAGAGCTCACCGAGGAGCAGATCCGGACGCACCTGGACACCAACTTCTTCGGAGCGCTCTGGGTGAGCCAGGCCGTCGTGCCGCACCTGCGCGAGCAGGGTTCCGGGCACATCCTGCAGGTCTCCTCGATGGGCTCGGTCGGCGGTTTCGCGTCGACCGGCATCTACGGAGCGGGCAAGGCGGCGCTCGACTCGATGAGCGCGGCGCTGGCGATGGAGGTGGAGCGCTTCGGGATCAAGGTGACGATCCTCGGGCCGGGCGGCTACCAGACCGACCTGTTCACCCGCGGCCTGACGATGGCCGAGGGGCACGAGGCGTACGCCCCGCTGCGCGAGTGGCTCCAGAGCATGTGGACCGAGTCGCAGGACTTCGACCCGAAGCGAGCGGCCGAAGTGGTCGTGGAGGTGGTGAACATGCCCGAACCCCCGAAGCACCTGATCCTCGGCTCGGCGGCCTACGACATGGTCGACGAGATGAACCGCGCCTACACCGCGGAGCTGGCCAAGTGGGAACACCTCAGCCGGAAAGCCGAGTGA